A genomic stretch from Anaerolineae bacterium includes:
- the hypF gene encoding carbamoyltransferase HypF gives MAASTVERRHIHVDGVVQGVGFRPFIYGLAVRHGLTGWVLNSSSGVDITVEGPPAALESFQRAITAEAPPLARIDRVTAAPLPRDGEPLTAFTIRHSTADPGASLIAPDVATCPDCLAEILNPADRRYRYPFTNCTNCGPRYTIIEAMPYDRPMTTMRAFAMCPECQAEYDDPLNRRFHAQPNACPVCGPRLQLIIPTAVPANLFTDCPDDIARAAALLRAGYIVAIKGLGGYHLACDATNTETVARLRQRKARPDKPFAVMMESLEAVHRRCVVNADETALLTAVSAPIVLLYTRPDSDIAPNIAPDNPMLGVMLPYTPLHHLLLRDAGIPLVMTSGNLSDMPVIKDDDEALEKLAPIADAFLLHNRPIHMRCDDAVWWVDRFAGEGDAALQPLRRSRGDAPYPIRLPWPATHQILATGAEMKNTLCLLRGQDAFLSQHIGEMDSLEALAYFREALDHLRRIFKVQPEVIAHDLHPGYLTTRLARELAAAWDVPRVEVQHHHAHIAACLAEHGRDDPVIGLALDGTGYGPDGAIWGGEVLAADLRGYERLAHLEYLPLPGGEAAIRRPYRIAWGYLWETGGDIPHLPTLSHLNPQEQTIVIQQVSRRLNSPLTSSAGRLFDAISALLGLCPVTTFEAQAAIALELAARGVDLARITPYAFTLDDGVIRVGGLLTSVASDVNAGRPIGEIAATFHLTLAEMFAAAAEQARARTGLETAVLSGGVFQNRLFLRLMRESLRRRGFAVLSHRQVPANDGGLSLGQAAVALHAPVG, from the coding sequence ATGGCAGCCAGCACGGTAGAGCGGCGACATATCCACGTTGATGGCGTGGTACAGGGCGTAGGTTTCCGGCCTTTCATTTATGGTCTGGCAGTACGGCACGGTCTGACCGGCTGGGTGCTCAACTCGTCATCTGGCGTAGACATCACTGTAGAAGGCCCGCCCGCCGCCCTGGAGTCCTTCCAGCGGGCAATCACGGCTGAAGCGCCGCCCCTGGCCCGCATCGATCGGGTAACCGCGGCGCCGCTCCCCCGTGATGGCGAGCCGCTGACAGCCTTTACCATCCGCCATAGCACCGCCGACCCCGGCGCATCGCTGATCGCGCCGGACGTGGCCACCTGCCCCGACTGCCTGGCGGAAATCCTCAACCCTGCCGACCGGCGCTACCGCTACCCGTTCACCAACTGCACCAATTGCGGGCCACGCTATACCATCATCGAAGCCATGCCCTACGACCGCCCGATGACCACCATGCGCGCCTTCGCCATGTGCCCGGAGTGCCAGGCGGAATACGACGATCCCTTGAATCGACGCTTTCACGCCCAGCCAAACGCCTGCCCGGTCTGTGGACCGCGTCTGCAGTTGATTATCCCGACGGCTGTGCCTGCCAACCTGTTCACCGACTGTCCGGATGATATCGCCCGTGCAGCAGCGTTACTGCGGGCCGGGTACATCGTGGCGATCAAGGGGCTGGGCGGCTATCACCTGGCCTGCGACGCGACCAACACGGAGACTGTAGCCCGCCTGCGCCAGCGTAAAGCCCGCCCGGACAAACCCTTCGCCGTGATGATGGAATCGCTGGAGGCGGTGCACCGCCGCTGCGTGGTCAATGCGGATGAAACCGCGCTGCTGACTGCTGTCAGCGCGCCGATCGTGTTGCTCTACACCCGGCCAGACTCGGACATCGCCCCGAACATTGCGCCAGATAATCCTATGCTGGGCGTGATGCTGCCCTATACCCCCCTGCACCATCTCCTGCTGCGCGATGCGGGTATCCCGCTGGTGATGACCAGCGGCAACCTGAGCGACATGCCGGTGATCAAGGACGATGATGAAGCGCTGGAGAAGCTGGCCCCCATCGCCGATGCCTTTCTGCTGCATAACCGCCCGATTCACATGCGCTGCGATGACGCCGTGTGGTGGGTCGATCGCTTCGCCGGGGAAGGCGACGCTGCGCTGCAACCACTGCGTCGCTCCCGCGGCGATGCGCCCTACCCCATCCGCCTGCCCTGGCCCGCCACGCACCAGATTCTGGCCACCGGCGCGGAGATGAAGAACACACTATGCCTGCTGCGCGGGCAGGATGCCTTCCTCAGCCAGCACATTGGCGAGATGGATTCGCTGGAGGCGCTGGCCTACTTCCGCGAAGCGCTGGATCACCTGCGCCGCATCTTCAAGGTGCAGCCGGAGGTCATCGCCCATGACCTGCATCCCGGCTACCTGACCACCCGCCTGGCCCGCGAACTGGCCGCCGCCTGGGATGTACCCCGCGTGGAGGTCCAACATCACCACGCCCATATCGCCGCCTGCCTGGCCGAACACGGGCGGGATGATCCGGTGATCGGCCTGGCGCTGGACGGCACCGGCTATGGGCCAGACGGCGCAATCTGGGGTGGCGAGGTGCTGGCGGCTGACCTGCGAGGTTACGAGCGCCTGGCTCATTTGGAATACCTGCCGCTGCCGGGCGGCGAAGCGGCCATCCGCCGCCCGTACCGCATCGCCTGGGGGTACCTGTGGGAAACCGGTGGAGATATCCCGCATTTACCCACTCTATCCCACCTAAACCCACAGGAACAGACGATCGTTATCCAACAGGTCAGCCGTCGCCTGAACAGCCCGTTGACTTCCAGCGCCGGCCGCCTGTTCGACGCCATCTCGGCGCTGCTGGGCCTGTGCCCGGTGACCACGTTCGAGGCGCAGGCGGCCATCGCGCTGGAACTGGCCGCCCGTGGTGTTGACCTGGCCCGTATCACCCCCTACGCCTTCACACTGGATGACGGTGTCATCCGCGTTGGCGGGCTGCTGACGTCGGTGGCAAGCGACGTGAACGCTGGCCGCCCGATTGGCGAGATCGCTGCCACATTCCACCTGACGCTGGCCGAGATGTTCGCGGCGGCAGCGGAGCAGGCGCGCGCCCGCACCGGACTGGAGACAGCAGTCCTTTCCGGCGGCGTTTTCCAGAACCGGCTCTTTCTGCGGCTGATGCGTGAGTCGCTGCGACGGCGCGGCTTCGCCGTGCTCTCCCATCGTCAGGTCCCGGCCAACGACGGCGGCCTCAGCCTGGGCCAGGCGGCGGTCGCCCTGCACGCCCCAGTGGGCTAA
- a CDS encoding HypC/HybG/HupF family hydrogenase formation chaperone, translated as MCLGIPGKVVEIYERDGLPMGKVDFGGGVIREACLAYVPELQIGDYTLIHVGFAISRVDEEEAQKTLAMLAELDMLAGELPDQPGDGES; from the coding sequence GTGTGCCTGGGAATCCCCGGTAAGGTGGTTGAGATTTACGAGCGCGATGGGCTGCCGATGGGCAAGGTGGACTTTGGCGGCGGCGTGATCCGGGAGGCCTGCCTGGCCTATGTCCCGGAGCTGCAGATCGGCGATTACACATTGATTCATGTCGGCTTCGCCATCAGCAGGGTCGATGAGGAAGAAGCGCAGAAGACGCTGGCCATGCTGGCCGAACTGGATATGCTGGCCGGTGAACTGCCAGACCAGCCCGGAGATGGCGAGAGCTGA